The Podospora bellae-mahoneyi strain CBS 112042 chromosome 7, whole genome shotgun sequence genomic sequence CAAGCTGGACCTGCGGGATGCGGAGGGCTAGATAACATACACAGCGAACGGAGACAGGGAGCACAAAGAGGGTGagcatatatatatataagagTTTTCTCTTTGTACCGTACGCAAAAGCTGACAGCAAGCTGGGGGAACCAGTAGTCCAACTTCTGCGCATCGCCGGCGCCGATCCCAACGAAAGAGGTCCGGCCGGCATCATGAGGTTATACCAGGCGGCAGCAAGCGGCGACATCGAGAACGTCAAGTTCCTGCTCCAGAACAGTGTCCACCCGTCCATCACTACCAATTACGGCTGGGCTCCACTGCACTGAGCCGCCAACAGCGGCCACGCCGACTGCGTGCGCGAGCTGCTCAAGTGGAAAGTGGACCTAAATACCTTGTCGAATATCTCGAAGACGCCGCTCGACATGGCCCGCCAGATGAACCAGACGCACATAATCAGGATCCTGTTCGACGCCGGCGCGAAGACAGCCGAGGAGGTTCTGAAGGAGATTTAAGGAGATAACATCCTCGACGTGGTACGCAGAGCAGAGACGGACGCAGGGATCTCCCCCGAGGCAAACGCGTTTTTCGCTTCTAACGCGTCACTAACGGGAATCTCGACGAGTACGACCAGGAAGCTGACCCGGAAATTCTTTGAAAAAGGGCCAGCTTGTCACGTATCGGGAGATTCGCGCCTTCGTCGCCCTCAAGCATGAGAAGTTCAAGGACCTTGTCGAGGACGGGTCAACAATGACACTACGGCTAAAGGTCTGCCAGAGGGCGGAGATGAGGAACATGCTAATCAATAGTATGGGCGGCGATGCAAGCAACTATTGCAACTAGGTAACTAGGTGAACTTGTTAAGGTTAGGTACTCTACGAGTACACTGAATCTGTAgaataaaaggaaaagagcAAGAGAAGATTTGACATAATGAGCCTGTGATATGGCTTCTTGATATGAGGGACGAACAACTGCCATGAATAAGCTTTCCAGGTACCTGTGCGCAAGCGGCCTCTCGTCAACAATGGGGAACACCACAACAGAGACGCCCCTGAATGGCACACAACTGCCAGCCAGCTGTCGGCAGAATAACACCTGTCCACAGTGCTGAATAAGTTCTTTATCCAGACACTTTCGGAACCGCAGCCTTGTCCGCCATTCCATAATGCTCTCCAGCCTAAATCTCAGGGTTGCTCCCATTTTAAGAGTCCCATGGTCCCCCAGTTTCATACCTCTTAAGTGGCGTTGTATTGACAGCCATACCCCGCCTTTTTAAATCTCAACTGACACATGTCAACTTTGAAAATGAAATCTTTCAACATttgccttgcccttgctgTCATCCGTTCGACAATCGTTGCAGCAATTGGTGACACTATTCCCTGCATCTGTAACTCAGGTCTACCAAAGGGCAACGGAGGCGATTGCAGCCAGTGGTGCGGTGACGCCTGTTTGAAGTACCTACGGGAAGAACTCTTGATCATGGACCTAGCCCACTGCTTGGACTCGACTGTATGTCTACACGCCCTGTTGACTGGTGATGGCATCGACACATTGGCTAACTACCTACAATTCCTCGAACAGTGTGATACCGACAGCTTTGCAGAAGATAAAGCTCGAGGTGTCTGCAATTGCAGCTGCAAAAGCGTTCGCCAAGTTTCACAGGAGCCTTGAGGTGACAAGGCCAGGACGAAAGCGAATTGATGGGAATGTAACATTTGGCGCGGAAGACCTTGGCTGGAGTTCTATCCCAGTCGAGTATTCTTCTCCGCGTTTCAACGCCATCACGTCCATGACCACGCGCTAAACTATTTTTTCCATAAAAGCCCACGAATGAGAAGTCACAAAGAGAGATACAGACGATATGAATGCCGGTACTAGTCCATGTCGATGATTGTACATAATGAGGCCATTGCTCTGTTGTTGTAGAATAATACAGACCACCGCCATTAGTCTGGCCAACCATCATGAAGGTATTGACTCAGGCCATCTTCTTATGGGGGGCGTCAACACTTGTTGATGCCCTGCCTTCAGCTGGACTTGTTTCACCAAGAGCACCACCAGCCGAGTTTACAGCCAATCCAAACGTTGGCCCTGGTGGTACTAGGTGGAAAGACTCCCCCCATTTCCGCATCTACGGTGCAACCGAAAATGCCGTAGCCGACAGGACCATCGCCATGCTCGAGGCGGTATACACCTGCTTCGTGAATGACCTCGGATGGCGCAGCCCTGGACTCAGCTACAAACAAGATCACGACAATGGGCCCTGGCACAAGCTCAATGTCTACTAAGTGGAAACCCTTCCCGGAGCTGCCGCCAACACTCCCCTCGACCTCAACAGAGGACTGTCATGAATCAACGTGGTCAAAGCATGGATGGCAGAGCCAGGTGTCGTCGTTCATGAGTTTGGGCATGCCCTGACCTACTCggctgggtggtggattgACCAGTACCGCACCGGTGCTTGGTGGGAGACCATCGCCAATTTCGTGGCGGATACCTACCTCACCTCTCCTCACTGCGCCCCAGCACGGGCAAAGTACAACCAACCTGAAGGCAACACCATAGTTGAACTCAAAAAGGTCATTGGCGACTCGTATCAGGTCATCGTCGACGGCACAGTCGACACAGCCAACCACTACCAggccttccccttcttgacCTACCTCCACAGCAACCCCGATCAGATTCAGGGACTGGGCACCAGCATCTTCCCGGGGGTCTGGACACAGTACAAGCGATACAGCGATGAGACACCGCTTCATGTGCTTGAACGCCTCATCGCACCTGGTGGCACGAAGATCCAGACTGTGGTGGCAAAATACTGGGCTCGGATGGCTTTTGTggacatcaaccaccccaaggCTCAAGCCATGTGGAGGAGCCAGAGGTCGCAGATCAACTACGGCAATCTGGATAATCAGGGGAATGGGCGGTACAGAGTCAAAAGTGTGAGACGGTCTAGATATATGGGTGCGAACATCACCCCACTCAAGACCAATGGGGCGGTGAACGTCAGTGTCACTGTGACGATTTCTGGTGCGGGGAAGTTGACGTCTTTCCTTGTGGTGAGACAGACGAGCGGGGCTGTGAGATATGTTGAGTTGGCCAATAGTAGTGGGAATGTTTCTGTTGGAAATGGAGAGGAGGCCATGCTTGTTGTGGTCAATACTCCGGCGAATCTGGTGCTGTATGACCCGTTCAAGTTGACAGCAGAGACGAATACCGGGGTTGACTATACCGTTCGAATCTCAGGAGCTACGGTTTAGGCCTATCGGAACAACATTCAGGCACCCGGTCGGCAAGGCAGCATGTGCGTCGTGTACATATGTTATTTGAATCGTTTTTTACCCATCTTGCATCCCTGATGTGCTTGGTGTAGGCACCATTGGCCTTACACTCTGTGGCCTTGCAGATTCTTTGGAAGCTTTCTATCTACCGGCTTTATCACTCTAGACAAATACCCTGCTGGCACACAACTTTGCGGGTAAAAGAGCATCAGCCTTCGGCTAAGCTGTGGGTGCACGTAGCTGAACTCCGCACTTTCATGGTGCTTATATGTACAACCCAGTATGCCAAGCAGACGCAATGTCTTTGCATTGAAGATCTGGCTCTTGAAACAGACAGCCGTGACCTTGAAAGACAACATCAGCAGTCTTTAGCAGGCCATGGGACCAACATACCAACTGTGGCTCGCCGTAGCCCTAAtcagctcaacaacagcccaaccacctccctcaacaacaaccacgtaccccaccaccatcataaCAACCCTCACAACAACCtacaccaacccctccaccccatccgccaccaccatcgaccaCATCACCCTCCTAGACCCCTGGCCTGTCTCTCCCGACTTCGAATCCATCTTCCCCTACCCCCTCACCCAAACCGAAATTCTCTCCCGCACTATCatccactccccctcctcaacctccatctccccgcCCACCAGCACAACCCTCACCTGGTCCCTATGGGCAGTCCAAGCGTTTGACATGTCCCCTTATGTCCCCCCCATCTGCCCCGGTccagaaggggaagaaggctgtGCATACGGGAGCATCAAGCCTCATTATCGATGCGAGGAGTTGGGACTAGAAACGAGGTGTGCGAGGCAGTGCGAGTTGAAGGATTGGATTTGGTGGTGTAGGCTGCCGAGGAATGATGGAAAGGACtcgttgggtggtggtttgggtggtgcgccggtggggagggtttgCGCGGATAGGGTGGATGGtcgggggggagaggggggaggcggggggtTGGCTTGGGTGCCGTTGGTGGAACCTTGTGATCATACTGATTTCAAGGTTGGGTGTAAGGTTTgtcgggaggaggaggaggaggaagggcgGGTGGAGTGGAGGGGCTGATGGGAGTTGAGTTGTTTGTCTCGCATGGTGGATGGAAAGTGTTGAAAGGAAGGTTTCTCGGCGGCACCGATCGGTTGAGGGACTTTTGGGCATCGGGCCGAGTGCTGTCTGTGTAAATTGTTCAATCTTGTTTTCTGTTGCGCTAAGCAGTTGGACAGATAGATTGTTCGGTTTGGGACTCGGGCAGAGCTGAAGGTGAATGTGGCATTGCTGTTACACCCTAGAACTTTTGGCAGCCGGTAAACCAGACACTGTCTGACAAGGCTGAAACAAATTTCAACTTACCTTAATACGGATCCCTCCCTCCTGTCCGAGCTGTCCGAAACATGGTCCATAGTCACTATGCAGAGCTTTTGTGTGCCTACCTGAACTTGAGCACCTGGTAGGCGATTTTCAGAGCCCAGCTTGGCCCACGGTAGGCAGTCTGAGCGAGACAGTCTTCAAGTACCTATCTACTCCATCAATACACGGGTAGGTCCTGTCTCGGGCTGTCACCAGACTGTGGCAACAAatcggggttggtgggctGTATAAGAGCAGGTCAGACTTTCTGGCATCCAAGAACTGCAGAGCATAACTTCACCCACGAATTCTTGCAAGATTTTGATAAAAAATGCTCAGGCTACTTCTGATCTACCTGGCGTATTGCGCCTTGAATGTCTTCTCTGCACCTCCTTCATCTGCAGATCATCGAACGGACCATCAGAGCCAGGCCCAAGTCCTTAACCTTGGTGATGACAAACCTTGTACTTGGGA encodes the following:
- a CDS encoding hypothetical protein (EggNog:ENOG503Q05V) codes for the protein MGPTYQLWLAVALISSTTAQPPPSTTTTYPTTIITTLTTTYTNPSTPSATTIDHITLLDPWPVSPDFESIFPYPLTQTEILSRTIIHSPSSTSISPPTSTTLTWSLWAVQAFDMSPYVPPICPGPEGEEGCAYGSIKPHYRCEELGLETRCARQCELKDWIWWCRLPRNDGKDSLGGGLGGAPVGRVCADRVDGRGGEGGGGGLAWVPLVEPCDHTDFKVGCKVCREEEEEEGRVEWRG